A region of Bifidobacterium adolescentis ATCC 15703 DNA encodes the following proteins:
- the nrdR gene encoding transcriptional regulator NrdR: MHCPFCQNPDTKVVDTRISDDGHSIRRRRECPKCSKRFTTLETTMLLVVKRSGNVEQFDRNKVISGVRKACQGRPINEDDLKMLGQKVEEDLRSRGLAQVKSDEVGKAILKPLRDLDMVAYMRFASVYQNFENLEDFQRAIDELKGASSE; this comes from the coding sequence ATGCATTGCCCGTTTTGCCAGAATCCAGACACCAAGGTGGTCGATACCCGTATTAGCGACGATGGTCACTCCATCCGTCGCAGGCGCGAATGCCCGAAATGCTCCAAGCGATTCACCACATTGGAGACGACCATGCTATTGGTTGTGAAGCGTTCCGGAAACGTCGAGCAATTCGACCGCAATAAGGTGATTTCCGGCGTGCGCAAGGCATGCCAGGGCCGTCCCATCAACGAGGACGATCTGAAGATGCTGGGGCAGAAGGTCGAGGAGGATCTTCGTTCACGAGGATTGGCCCAAGTCAAATCTGATGAGGTCGGCAAGGCGATTCTCAAGCCGCTGCGTGACTTGGACATGGTGGCGTACATGCGCTTCGCCAGCGTCTACCAGAATTTCGAGAATCTGGAGGACTTCCAAAGGGCCATCGACGAGCTGAAGGGCGCAAGTTCCGAATGA